AATACTTGCCCTTCGCCTTGAAAAGATTTACTCAAAGGAGGAGATACTTGAATACTACATAAATCAGGTTTACTTTGGTTCAGGTGCATATGGAGTTGAGGCAGCAGCAAGGAGATACTTTGGAAAGCATGCAAAGGACCTCACCCTTCCTGAATCAGCAATGCTTGTTGGAGTTTTACCTGCACCAAGTAAGTATTCTCCAAGGGTTGATTTTGAAGCTGCAAAGGAGAGACAGAAAATAGTTCTTATGAAGATGGTAAGGGAGGGATACATAACAAAGGAGGAGATGGAGGAAGCATATGATACTCCCATTAAGCTTAAGGAGTACAGGGAGGAACCTGAATCAGATATAAATGGGTGGTTTATAGATTATGTGAAGGAGAAGGTAAGGAAGATGTATGGGGAGGAACTATTATATAAGGGGGGACTTAAGATATACACAACCATTGACCCAAAGATTCAGAAGATTGCCATAGATTCCCTAAATGGTGTTATAGAGGAGAATGTGAAAAGGGGGATATTCTCTGATGAGAATAAGGATGAACTTGGAGTAAGACAACCTCAGGGAGCAGTTGTTGTTCTTTCTCCAAAGACAGGGGAGATACTTGCAATGGTTGGTGGAAGGGACTACAAGGAGAGTCAGTTCAATAGATGCCTTGCATTAAGAAAACCTGGTTCATCATTCAAGATATTTGACTACACCCCTGCCATTGAGAATGGTGTTTTAACTCCTGCATCAATACTTGTTTCTGAATCCATCAACATTGGTGGATGGAAACCAAAGGAGTGGATATATGGCTATTTTGGACCTCTAACAGTAAGACAGGCACTTATCCGTTCATCAAACATATGTGCAGTAAAGACTGGAATGAGGGTTGGACTTGATAGGGTTGTATACTATGCAAGGAAGATGGGGATAAGGTCTCCCCTTAAACCATATCCATCAATGACAATAGGAGGATTTGAGGTTACTCCCCTTGATATGGCTGTGGCATACTCAACACTATCAAACATGGGTGAGAGGGTTGATGCAACAGGGATACTAAAGATTGTTGGAAAGGATGGAAGGATTCTCTATGAACATAAGGTCAATCCAATAAGGGTTGTATCCCCTGAGGCAAGTTATATAATGACAGATATATTCAAGGATGTTGTCTATCACTACTTCCCTGATCTCTCCAAGTATCCAATAGCAGGAAAGAGTGGAACTGCAGGAGACTACACAAGTGGATGGTTTATTGGATACACAAAGGACTTTACAGTTTCAACATACATAGGTTCAGATAAGGAACTCATTGGACTTGAGGGAGTTAGAAACTGGGGAGTTAGATTTGCAGGTAAAGTGTGGAAGAAAGTCTTTGAGGAACTTATAAAGATAAAGAAACCAAAGGATTGGGAGAGGCCAGAGGGGGTTGTTGTAAGGGGATTCTGCACAAAGACAGGAGTTATTGCAACAAAGTATTGCAAGGGAACAAGATACGATTTCTCCATTAAAGGGCTACCCATACCATACTGCTCCTATCACAAGCCATACAAGGTAAAGGTATGCAAAGGGACAAATCTACTTGCACCTCCTAACTGTCCAGAGGAACTTGTTGAGGAAAAGGTCTTTACAGATCCAGATGATATGCCAAAAAAGTACTGCAACTGCGAAGCCAACAAAACAATAAAACTTATAGCACCAGATAAAGTCCATGTGGATGAGATAGTTGTTCTTGAAGTTATCGCTCCATCCTTCAAAGCAGGGGATACCATTGAAATTGACATAAATGGAGAGAAGACTTACATAAGAAACTATCCATTGAAGATGATGTGGTCTCCCCAAAGACCTGGAGATTACTATGTATCTGTTATTCACTGGAGTAATATTGGAGAGGTTGTATCAAAGACTGGAAAGAGGATCCGTGTTGTTCCTTATGCAAAAAATTCAGAAATTGTTATCTCTCCATCCAAACCAAAGGTTGGAGATATTGTAAGGGTATTTGTTAAAAATCCACCAAGTTATTCATACACAGCAGAAATTTTCATAAATGGAAAAAGAGAGGGAGTAATTGCTCAAACTCCCTTTGAATATAGATTTAAGATTAAATCTAAGGGGAGATACGAGATAGTTTTTAAACTATACGATATGTACGGAAATAGGCTGAGTGAATTAAAGAAGACTATTCAAGTTCCTTAGGTGGTTTCTTCCTCCTTTCAATATATAGAAGGAGGTTAAGTAAATCTGCTGGAGTAACCCCTGTAATGTTCTTTGCCTCTTTCATATTTTTTGGCTTAAAATAGTTTAGCCTTTCCACTGATTGCTTTGAAAGGTTGGGAACAAGATTGTAGTCAATATCCTCTGGTATCTTAATCCTCTCAAGTCTCTTCAACTCCTCTATCTCTTTTTTCTGTCTCTTTATATAACCAGAGTATCTTGCCTCAACCCACACCTCAAATATTACATCATCTGGAAACTTACTCACCTCTGGAAAGATTTTCTTTAATTTTTCAACTCCGAAACTCGGCCTTTTCATTAGATCAAATAAAGTGTATGGAGTATTTATTGGCTCTTCACCAATGGAGGAAAGTAAGGAAAGGTTTTCACTTGAAGGTGTTATCTTTTTGTTCATAAGTATATTCATAAGTTGGGTTATCTTCTCTTTTTTCTCAAGAACCTTTTTGTACTTTTCATAAGAGACAAGTCCAACCTTGTATCCTATTGGGGTAAGCCTTATATCTGCATTATCCTGCCTTAAAAGAATCCTATACTCCACATGGGATGGAGTGATCCTATAAGGTTCCTCAATTCCCTTATTTATGAGATCATCTATCATAACTCCAATGTATGCCTCATCCCTTCTTAATACAATAAGTTCCTCACCCTTTGCAAATAGTGCAGCATTTATACCTGCCATTATTCCCTGACCTGCTGCCTCATCGTATCCTGTGGTTCCATTTATCTGACCTGCAAGGAAAAGGTTTTCAAATCTTCTCGTTTGAAGGGTTGGGAAAAGCTCACGGGGATCAACAAGATCATATGCTATGGCATATCCGGGACGAATCACCCTTACATTGGAAAGGCCTGGAAGGGTTCTTAAAACCTCCTCCTGATACTCCCATGGAATACTCATATACATTCCCTGAACATATGTCTCCACTGTATCAAAACCTTCC
This DNA window, taken from Caldisericia bacterium, encodes the following:
- a CDS encoding transglycosylase domain-containing protein, with amino-acid sequence ILALRLEKIYSKEEILEYYINQVYFGSGAYGVEAAARRYFGKHAKDLTLPESAMLVGVLPAPSKYSPRVDFEAAKERQKIVLMKMVREGYITKEEMEEAYDTPIKLKEYREEPESDINGWFIDYVKEKVRKMYGEELLYKGGLKIYTTIDPKIQKIAIDSLNGVIEENVKRGIFSDENKDELGVRQPQGAVVVLSPKTGEILAMVGGRDYKESQFNRCLALRKPGSSFKIFDYTPAIENGVLTPASILVSESINIGGWKPKEWIYGYFGPLTVRQALIRSSNICAVKTGMRVGLDRVVYYARKMGIRSPLKPYPSMTIGGFEVTPLDMAVAYSTLSNMGERVDATGILKIVGKDGRILYEHKVNPIRVVSPEASYIMTDIFKDVVYHYFPDLSKYPIAGKSGTAGDYTSGWFIGYTKDFTVSTYIGSDKELIGLEGVRNWGVRFAGKVWKKVFEELIKIKKPKDWERPEGVVVRGFCTKTGVIATKYCKGTRYDFSIKGLPIPYCSYHKPYKVKVCKGTNLLAPPNCPEELVEEKVFTDPDDMPKKYCNCEANKTIKLIAPDKVHVDEIVVLEVIAPSFKAGDTIEIDINGEKTYIRNYPLKMMWSPQRPGDYYVSVIHWSNIGEVVSKTGKRIRVVPYAKNSEIVISPSKPKVGDIVRVFVKNPPSYSYTAEIFINGKREGVIAQTPFEYRFKIKSKGRYEIVFKLYDMYGNRLSELKKTIQVP
- the mnmG gene encoding tRNA uridine-5-carboxymethylaminomethyl(34) synthesis enzyme MnmG, whose translation is MRKEYDVIVIGAGHAGCEAALASARIGAKTLLLTITLEFIAHPPCNPAIGGVGKAQVVREVDALGGEIAKNAERALTQIKLLNTTKGPAVWSVRVQIDKARYRNEMKKVLELQENLDLKQGLVEELIVDKDRIKGVITNTGEVYYGKAIVITPGTFLKGVVHIGRYMLEAGRWGEMPSKGLSESLRKIGFKLKRFNTGTTPRIDINSVDLSELERDEGYSEPISFSFDTPKKVWENQLPSYRGTTNKRTIEVTKKYVNLAPSVMGLMVRTGPRTCPSMEEKVRWFPDRYEHTFFLEREGFDTVETYVQGMYMSIPWEYQEEVLRTLPGLSNVRVIRPGYAIAYDLVDPRELFPTLQTRRFENLFLAGQINGTTGYDEAAGQGIMAGINAALFAKGEELIVLRRDEAYIGVMIDDLINKGIEEPYRITPSHVEYRILLRQDNADIRLTPIGYKVGLVSYEKYKKVLEKKEKITQLMNILMNKKITPSSENLSLLSSIGEEPINTPYTLFDLMKRPSFGVEKLKKIFPEVSKFPDDVIFEVWVEARYSGYIKRQKKEIEELKRLERIKIPEDIDYNLVPNLSKQSVERLNYFKPKNMKEAKNITGVTPADLLNLLLYIERRKKPPKELE